One Williamsia phyllosphaerae DNA segment encodes these proteins:
- the argB gene encoding acetylglutamate kinase, with protein sequence MTPGTITSDLTALDKAHVLTEALPWLQRFAGKVIVVKYGGNAMIDDELKAAFATDMVFLRTCGIHPVVVHGGGPQISAMLTRLGLVGEFRGGYRVTTPEVMDIVRMVLFGQVGRELVGLINAHGPHAVGISGEDAHLFTATRRTVAVDGVQTDIGLVGDVTTVNPGAVTDLIAAGRIPVVSSIAPDADGVVHNINADTAAAALAESLGAEKLVMLTDVEGLYTDWPDRGSLTSRIDTDTLDTLLPQLDSGMVPKMEACLRAVRGGVPRAHVIDGRVPHSMLLELFTEDGVGTMVVPTAAPDPAPETKAI encoded by the coding sequence ATGACGCCCGGCACCATCACCTCTGATCTCACCGCGCTGGACAAGGCGCACGTGCTCACCGAGGCCTTGCCCTGGCTGCAGCGGTTCGCGGGCAAGGTGATCGTCGTCAAGTACGGCGGCAACGCCATGATCGACGACGAACTCAAGGCGGCCTTCGCCACCGACATGGTCTTCCTCCGCACCTGCGGTATCCATCCCGTGGTCGTCCACGGTGGCGGCCCACAGATCTCGGCCATGCTCACGCGCCTGGGTCTCGTCGGCGAGTTCCGCGGCGGCTACCGGGTCACGACACCGGAGGTCATGGACATCGTCCGCATGGTCCTGTTCGGCCAGGTCGGCCGTGAGCTCGTCGGGCTGATCAACGCCCACGGCCCGCACGCGGTCGGGATCTCCGGCGAGGACGCCCACCTGTTCACCGCGACGCGGCGCACCGTGGCCGTCGACGGTGTCCAGACCGACATCGGTCTCGTCGGCGACGTCACCACCGTCAACCCCGGCGCGGTCACCGACCTCATCGCCGCCGGTCGCATCCCGGTGGTGTCCTCGATCGCCCCCGACGCCGACGGCGTGGTGCACAACATCAACGCCGACACCGCGGCCGCGGCTCTCGCGGAGTCGCTCGGCGCCGAGAAGCTGGTGATGCTCACCGACGTCGAGGGCCTCTACACCGATTGGCCCGACCGCGGCTCGCTCACCTCCCGCATCGACACCGACACCCTCGACACCCTGCTGCCGCAGCTGGACTCGGGCATGGTGCCGAAGATGGAGGCATGCCTGCGGGCGGTGCGCGGCGGCGTCCCCCGCGCGCACGTGATCGACGGCCGCGTCCCGCACTCGATGCTCCTGGAACTGTTCACCGAGGACGGTGTCGGAACCATGGTCGTCCCGACCGCCGCCCCCGACCCCGCCCCCGAGACGAAGGCGATCTGA
- a CDS encoding acetylornithine transaminase encodes MTAPMQDRWSSALMDNYGTPKIALRSGRGAVVTDENGVDYLDLLGGIAVNSLGHAHPAVIEAVTRQMQTLGHTSNLYINEPAVALAEGLLQRLGTPGRAFFCNSGAEANEAAFKIARRTGRPQIVAAENGFHGRTMGALAMTGQPGKRAPFEPMPAGVSFVPYGDIDALDAAITDQTAAVILEPIQGEGGVIVPPAGYLAAARRLTSERGALLILDEVQTGIGRTGTFYAHQAVGIVPDVMTLAKGLGGGLPIGACVATGPAADLLSPGQHGTTFGGNPICAAAALAVLAEIDSAGLLDHVASVGKSIATGVEALGHPLVSHVRGSGLLLGVVLSAPISAAVETAARSAGYLINAPAADVLRLAPPLVLTEDQANAFVADLPSILDTARDATKEAS; translated from the coding sequence ATGACCGCACCGATGCAGGACCGGTGGTCCTCGGCGCTGATGGACAACTACGGCACCCCGAAGATCGCGCTGCGCAGCGGGCGCGGCGCGGTGGTGACCGACGAGAACGGCGTCGACTACCTCGATCTCCTCGGCGGGATCGCCGTCAACTCGCTCGGCCACGCCCATCCCGCGGTCATCGAGGCGGTCACCCGTCAGATGCAGACGTTGGGTCACACGTCGAACCTCTACATCAACGAGCCCGCCGTGGCGCTGGCCGAGGGACTGCTCCAACGGCTCGGCACACCGGGTCGGGCGTTCTTCTGCAACTCCGGCGCCGAGGCCAACGAGGCCGCGTTCAAGATCGCGCGGCGGACCGGTCGGCCGCAGATCGTGGCCGCCGAGAACGGTTTCCACGGTCGCACCATGGGCGCGTTGGCCATGACCGGGCAGCCCGGCAAGCGAGCCCCGTTCGAGCCGATGCCCGCCGGGGTGTCGTTCGTGCCCTACGGCGACATCGACGCCCTCGACGCCGCCATCACCGATCAGACGGCTGCGGTCATCCTCGAACCCATCCAGGGCGAGGGCGGCGTGATCGTGCCGCCTGCCGGTTATCTGGCCGCCGCACGGCGACTCACCAGCGAACGGGGCGCTCTGCTGATCCTGGACGAGGTGCAGACGGGTATCGGCCGCACCGGGACGTTCTACGCCCACCAGGCCGTCGGCATCGTGCCGGACGTGATGACCCTGGCCAAGGGGCTCGGTGGCGGGCTGCCGATCGGCGCCTGCGTCGCCACCGGACCCGCCGCGGACCTGCTCTCCCCGGGACAGCACGGGACCACGTTCGGCGGCAACCCCATCTGCGCTGCCGCCGCGCTCGCCGTGCTGGCCGAGATCGACTCCGCGGGCCTCCTCGACCACGTCGCCTCGGTGGGCAAGTCGATCGCCACCGGCGTCGAGGCACTCGGACACCCGCTGGTGTCGCACGTCCGGGGATCGGGGCTGCTGCTGGGAGTCGTTCTGAGCGCACCGATCTCGGCAGCGGTCGAGACCGCTGCACGTTCGGCCGGCTACCTGATCAACGCCCCGGCCGCCGACGTGCTCCGGCTGGCGCCGCCGCTGGTCCTCACCGAGGACCAGGCGAACGCATTCGTCGCCGACCTCCCGTCGATCCTCGACACCGCCCGCGACGCGACGAAGGAGGCGTCATGA
- the argC gene encoding N-acetyl-gamma-glutamyl-phosphate reductase produces MSMSIAVAGASGYAGGEILRLLLGHPRVVSGEVRIGSLTAGGNAGTALGEHQPHLFPLADRVLEETSADVLAGHDVVFLALPHGTSGPIADALPPATLVIDCGADFRLSDAQEWTRFYGTPHAGHWPYGLPEIPGNREVLSGASRIAVPGCYPTVSILSLLPAVAAQAVESAITVVAVSGTSGAGRSTRVDLLASEVIGSARAYGVGGAHRHNPEIVQALSAAADQPVSVSFTPVLAPMARGILATCTARTSLSQAEMRAVYEKAYGDEPFVHLLPEGQLPTTGSVIGSNSMALSVTVDERSSTLVAIGAIDNLTKGTGGGAVQSMNLAMGFGESEGLTTVGVAP; encoded by the coding sequence ATGAGTATGTCGATTGCGGTGGCCGGGGCGAGCGGGTACGCGGGTGGCGAGATCCTGCGTCTGCTCCTGGGCCACCCTCGGGTGGTCTCCGGTGAGGTGCGCATCGGGTCGTTGACCGCAGGCGGCAATGCCGGCACGGCGCTGGGCGAGCACCAGCCGCATCTGTTCCCGCTGGCCGACCGGGTGCTCGAGGAGACCTCCGCCGACGTGCTCGCAGGGCACGACGTGGTGTTCCTGGCGCTGCCGCACGGGACGTCGGGACCGATCGCCGACGCCCTGCCGCCTGCCACCCTCGTCATCGACTGCGGCGCGGACTTCCGACTCTCCGACGCGCAGGAGTGGACCCGGTTCTACGGCACCCCGCATGCCGGTCACTGGCCCTACGGCCTGCCGGAGATCCCGGGCAACCGTGAGGTCTTGTCCGGGGCGAGCCGGATCGCCGTGCCCGGGTGCTACCCGACGGTGTCGATCCTGTCGCTGCTCCCCGCGGTCGCGGCGCAGGCGGTCGAGTCGGCGATCACCGTCGTGGCCGTGAGCGGCACCTCGGGCGCAGGCCGGTCGACACGAGTGGATCTGCTCGCCTCCGAGGTCATCGGCTCCGCCCGGGCCTACGGCGTCGGCGGGGCCCACCGCCACAACCCCGAGATCGTCCAGGCCCTGTCCGCGGCGGCCGACCAGCCGGTGAGCGTGTCGTTCACGCCCGTCCTCGCGCCCATGGCCCGGGGGATCCTGGCCACCTGCACCGCGCGCACGTCGCTGAGCCAGGCGGAGATGCGGGCGGTCTACGAGAAGGCCTACGGCGACGAGCCGTTCGTCCACCTGCTGCCCGAGGGCCAACTACCGACCACCGGATCCGTGATCGGGTCGAACTCGATGGCGTTGTCGGTGACGGTCGACGAGCGGTCGAGCACGCTCGTCGCCATCGGCGCCATCGACAACCTCACCAAGGGAACCGGCGGCGGCGCCGTGCAATCGATGAACCTGGCCATGGGATTCGGCGAGTCCGAGGGCCTCACGACGGTGGGAGTCGCACCATGA
- the rpmI gene encoding 50S ribosomal protein L35 → MPKAKTHKGTAKRFKVTGSGKIVRQKANRRHLMEHKPTKRTRRLDGTAVVADVDAPRIKRLLNI, encoded by the coding sequence ATGCCGAAGGCAAAGACGCACAAGGGAACCGCGAAGCGATTCAAGGTGACCGGCAGCGGCAAGATCGTCCGTCAGAAGGCGAACCGTCGCCACCTGATGGAGCACAAGCCCACCAAGCGCACCCGTCGTCTCGACGGAACCGCCGTGGTCGCCGACGTCGATGCCCCGCGCATCAAGCGGCTCCTGAACATCTGA
- the rplT gene encoding 50S ribosomal protein L20, whose protein sequence is MARVKRAVNAQKKRRSVLEASKGYRGQRSRLYRKAKEQQLHSLNYAYRDRRARKGEFRKLWISRINAAARANDITYNRFIQGLKIAELEVDRKILAEIAVSDPEAFAGLVAIAKKSLPDDVNAPAA, encoded by the coding sequence GTGGCACGCGTGAAACGGGCAGTGAACGCCCAAAAGAAGCGTCGTTCGGTCCTGGAGGCATCCAAGGGCTACCGCGGGCAGCGCTCGCGGCTCTACCGCAAGGCCAAGGAGCAGCAGCTCCACTCGCTGAACTACGCGTACCGCGATCGCCGCGCCCGCAAGGGTGAGTTCCGCAAGCTCTGGATCTCGCGTATCAACGCCGCGGCCCGGGCGAACGACATCACATACAACCGCTTCATCCAGGGTCTGAAGATCGCCGAGCTCGAGGTCGATCGCAAGATCCTCGCCGAGATCGCCGTCAGCGATCCCGAGGCCTTCGCCGGCCTGGTCGCGATCGCGAAGAAGTCGTTGCCCGACGACGTCAACGCGCCCGCAGCCTGA
- the pheT gene encoding phenylalanine--tRNA ligase subunit beta — protein MRVPQSWLTESLKRGAADFAATTAEIDAGFVRVGFEIEDVEDFPTITGPLVVGRVAEITELTEFKKPIRFCQVDVGEDAPRGIVCGARNFAEGDLIVAALPGSVLPGDFAIASRKTYGHTSDGMICSVSELGIGTDHSGILVLAPGTAAPGTDALDALGLSDSAIDVNVTPDRGYAFSVRGLARELAASFELPYVDPAGPEARAATTRAASDDAWPVRVDPASGATRYCAQVVRGVDPTAVSPWWIQKRLLVAGVRPISAAVDVTNYVMLELGQPLHAFDRARVTGTIVVRRANAGEKLTTLDGVERALDPDDVVVADDGGPIALAGVMGGAESEISSATVDIILEAANFDPVSAFRTGRRHRLSSEAGKRFERTVDPEITALALARAADLITEIAGGAADPGFTDTALPVAPVTVTIAPDLPDRVAGVTYAPGTTVRRLEQVGATVSEGADGVLSVVPPSWRSDLRQSADLVEEVLRLEGLENIPAIPPNAPAGTGLTREQIRRRSVGRALAMSGFVEVLPFPFMPADVLDLWDIPADDPRRATVRVLNPLESTRGELNTTLLPGLVEMTVRNITRGQRDVALYTIGQVVIADDTVHPVATVDVTRRPSPDEIADLMGSLPRQPLRAAVVLAGAREPAGPWGPGRPVDASDAFDAARVIGRASGVELSMVAAEQVPWHPGRCARVVADDGAGGTIDVGWAGELHPALIDKAGLPPRTCAVELDLDLLPISSALPAPQLSLFPAVLQDVAVVVDRAVPAADVQRALTDGAGALLEDIRLYDVFTGPQLGDEVKSLTFALRFRATDRTLTEDDASQARLAAVDRAASELGARLR, from the coding sequence GTGCGCGTTCCCCAGTCCTGGTTGACCGAATCCCTGAAGCGCGGGGCGGCGGACTTCGCCGCCACGACCGCCGAGATCGATGCCGGCTTCGTGCGGGTCGGGTTCGAGATCGAGGACGTCGAGGATTTCCCGACCATCACCGGTCCGCTGGTCGTCGGTCGGGTCGCCGAGATCACCGAGCTCACCGAGTTCAAGAAGCCCATCCGGTTCTGTCAGGTCGATGTCGGTGAGGATGCACCGCGCGGGATCGTCTGCGGCGCACGCAACTTCGCAGAGGGCGATCTGATCGTCGCTGCTCTTCCCGGCAGCGTCCTGCCGGGCGACTTCGCGATCGCGTCCCGGAAGACCTACGGACACACCTCCGACGGGATGATCTGCTCGGTCTCCGAACTGGGCATCGGCACCGACCACTCCGGGATCCTGGTGTTGGCTCCGGGCACCGCGGCGCCCGGTACCGACGCACTCGACGCCCTCGGACTGTCTGACAGCGCCATCGACGTGAACGTGACACCCGACCGCGGGTACGCCTTCTCCGTGCGCGGACTGGCCCGTGAGCTCGCGGCAAGCTTCGAACTGCCCTACGTCGATCCCGCGGGACCGGAGGCCCGGGCGGCCACCACCCGCGCGGCGTCGGACGACGCGTGGCCGGTACGTGTCGATCCCGCGTCCGGCGCCACGCGGTACTGCGCGCAGGTCGTCCGCGGGGTGGACCCGACGGCGGTGTCGCCGTGGTGGATCCAGAAGCGTCTGCTGGTCGCAGGCGTACGGCCGATCTCCGCGGCCGTCGACGTGACCAACTACGTGATGCTCGAACTCGGGCAGCCGTTGCATGCGTTCGATCGCGCCCGGGTGACCGGCACGATCGTGGTCCGCCGCGCGAACGCGGGGGAGAAGTTGACGACCCTCGACGGGGTGGAGCGTGCCCTCGACCCGGACGACGTCGTCGTCGCCGACGACGGCGGTCCGATCGCCTTGGCCGGTGTGATGGGCGGTGCGGAGAGCGAGATCTCCTCGGCGACGGTCGACATCATCCTGGAGGCGGCGAACTTCGACCCTGTGTCGGCGTTCCGGACCGGTCGACGCCACCGGTTGTCGAGCGAGGCGGGCAAACGCTTCGAGCGGACGGTCGACCCGGAGATCACCGCGCTCGCGCTGGCGCGGGCCGCCGACCTGATCACCGAGATCGCCGGGGGAGCGGCCGATCCCGGCTTCACCGACACCGCGCTGCCGGTTGCGCCGGTGACGGTGACGATTGCTCCCGACCTCCCGGATCGAGTCGCGGGCGTCACCTATGCGCCCGGGACCACCGTGCGCCGTCTCGAGCAGGTCGGCGCCACGGTGAGCGAGGGCGCCGACGGTGTCCTGTCGGTCGTCCCGCCGTCGTGGCGGTCGGATCTGCGGCAGTCGGCCGACCTGGTCGAGGAGGTGTTGCGACTCGAGGGCCTGGAGAACATCCCCGCGATCCCGCCGAACGCCCCCGCGGGCACCGGGCTCACGCGAGAGCAGATCCGCCGTCGCAGTGTCGGGCGCGCCCTGGCGATGTCGGGGTTCGTCGAGGTGTTGCCGTTCCCGTTCATGCCCGCCGACGTGCTCGACCTGTGGGACATCCCGGCCGACGACCCGCGTCGCGCGACGGTGCGGGTGCTCAACCCGCTGGAGTCCACGCGTGGTGAGCTCAACACGACGTTGCTCCCCGGACTCGTCGAGATGACGGTCCGCAACATCACGCGCGGACAGCGCGACGTGGCGCTCTACACGATCGGGCAGGTCGTGATCGCCGACGACACCGTGCACCCGGTCGCCACCGTCGACGTCACCCGCCGGCCGTCCCCGGACGAGATCGCCGATCTCATGGGGTCACTGCCGCGCCAGCCGTTGCGGGCCGCGGTCGTGCTCGCCGGTGCCCGTGAGCCCGCCGGTCCCTGGGGACCGGGCCGTCCGGTCGACGCGTCGGACGCATTCGACGCCGCCCGCGTGATCGGCCGTGCCTCGGGGGTCGAGCTGAGCATGGTTGCCGCCGAACAGGTTCCGTGGCATCCCGGTCGTTGTGCGCGGGTCGTCGCCGACGACGGTGCGGGTGGGACGATCGACGTCGGGTGGGCGGGCGAACTGCACCCCGCGCTCATCGACAAGGCCGGACTGCCGCCGCGCACCTGCGCGGTGGAACTCGACCTCGACCTGCTGCCGATCTCGTCGGCGCTGCCCGCGCCCCAGCTGTCGCTGTTCCCGGCGGTGCTGCAGGACGTCGCTGTCGTCGTCGACCGGGCGGTGCCCGCCGCGGACGTGCAGCGGGCGCTGACCGACGGTGCGGGTGCGTTGCTAGAGGACATCCGGCTCTACGACGTGTTCACCGGCCCCCAACTCGGTGACGAGGTGAAGTCCCTGACGTTCGCGCTGCGGTTCCGGGCCACCGATCGCACGCTCACCGAGGACGACGCGTCGCAGGCCCGGCTCGCGGCGGTCGACCGCGCCGCCTCCGAGCTCGGCGCACGCCTGCGCTGA
- a CDS encoding TrmH family RNA methyltransferase, which translates to MDAALTERSTRVVSFAKLHRAGERRDRREFLVEGANSVRAALDSNVARTLLVREDEQSRHTMILDDARASGVEILTVTARAADKMADTSTSPGIFAVCDLLDASLEQIIDAADARATIAVGVDIADPGNAGTLIRTADAMGCAGVVLVGAAAVDPHNGKAVRASAGSVFHIPVARRADAVEVIGVLRSAGFAVLATAADGELSLDDADTVLSGRATWLFGNEAHGLSDEVLATADHRVSIPIRGRAESLNIAAAAAMCLYSSARAQHSGPRAR; encoded by the coding sequence GTGGACGCCGCTCTCACCGAGCGATCCACGCGGGTCGTTTCGTTTGCCAAACTGCACCGCGCCGGTGAACGTCGGGACCGGCGCGAGTTCCTCGTCGAGGGGGCCAACTCGGTGCGAGCGGCCCTCGACTCGAACGTCGCCCGCACCCTGCTGGTCCGCGAGGACGAACAAAGCAGACACACCATGATCCTGGACGACGCACGGGCATCGGGGGTCGAGATCCTGACCGTGACGGCGCGCGCGGCGGACAAGATGGCCGACACGTCCACCAGCCCCGGCATCTTCGCCGTCTGCGATCTGCTCGACGCATCGCTCGAGCAGATCATCGATGCCGCCGACGCCAGGGCGACCATCGCGGTCGGCGTCGACATCGCCGACCCCGGCAACGCGGGCACACTCATCCGTACGGCGGACGCCATGGGATGCGCCGGTGTGGTCCTCGTGGGTGCGGCCGCAGTCGATCCGCACAACGGGAAAGCCGTGCGCGCCAGCGCGGGCAGCGTCTTCCACATCCCCGTCGCCCGCCGAGCCGACGCGGTCGAGGTCATCGGCGTGCTCCGGTCGGCCGGTTTCGCCGTGCTCGCGACCGCAGCCGACGGTGAGCTGTCGCTCGACGACGCCGACACCGTTCTGTCGGGGCGGGCGACGTGGCTCTTCGGCAACGAGGCGCACGGGTTGTCCGACGAGGTACTGGCCACCGCCGATCACCGGGTGTCGATTCCGATCCGCGGACGAGCCGAGAGCCTGAACATCGCGGCCGCGGCCGCGATGTGTCTGTACTCGAGCGCCCGTGCCCAGCACTCGGGCCCACGCGCTCGATAG
- the argJ gene encoding bifunctional glutamate N-acetyltransferase/amino-acid acetyltransferase ArgJ: MSTEQDETQTESSVVTRGQGVTAPLGFRAAGMAAGIKVSGRPDLALVFNEGPEYAAAGVFTRNKVKAAPVLWSQQVLTTGSLRAVILNSGGANACTGPAGFQDTHATAEAVAAALSNWGTSTGAVEVAVCSTGLIGDRLPMDRVLAGVTAIVQDMAGGLSGGTDAAHAIMTTDTVPKQVAVHHRGGWNVGGMAKGAGMLAPSLATMLVVITTDAKVEAPELDSALRAATARTFDRLDVDGSCSTNDTVLLLSSGASDVTPDPDEFAAAVLAACDDLSAQLQADAEGVTKRILVTVTGARTEDDAVVAARVVARDSLVKTALFGSDPNWGRVLAAVGMAPVELDPDAISVEFNGSAVCRNGCGVEGAREVDLAGTDIEVTIDLGVGDAQAGIRTTDLSHAYVEENSAYSS; the protein is encoded by the coding sequence ATGAGCACCGAACAGGACGAGACCCAGACCGAGTCGTCGGTGGTCACCCGCGGGCAGGGGGTGACGGCGCCGCTCGGCTTCCGCGCGGCCGGGATGGCCGCCGGGATCAAGGTCTCCGGTCGGCCCGACCTCGCGCTGGTGTTCAACGAGGGACCGGAATATGCAGCCGCGGGCGTCTTCACCCGGAACAAGGTCAAGGCCGCCCCGGTCCTCTGGTCTCAACAGGTACTGACCACCGGCAGCCTGCGCGCGGTCATCCTCAACTCCGGCGGCGCCAACGCCTGCACGGGACCGGCCGGCTTTCAGGACACCCATGCGACCGCGGAGGCCGTCGCCGCCGCCCTGAGCAACTGGGGCACCTCCACCGGCGCCGTCGAGGTCGCCGTGTGCTCCACCGGGCTGATCGGCGACCGGTTGCCCATGGACCGCGTGCTGGCCGGCGTCACCGCGATCGTGCAGGACATGGCAGGCGGTCTGTCCGGCGGCACCGACGCCGCCCACGCGATCATGACCACCGACACCGTCCCCAAGCAGGTGGCCGTGCACCACCGGGGCGGATGGAACGTCGGCGGGATGGCCAAGGGGGCGGGCATGCTCGCCCCGTCGCTGGCGACGATGCTCGTGGTGATCACCACCGACGCGAAGGTCGAAGCGCCGGAACTGGACTCGGCCCTACGGGCGGCCACCGCGCGCACCTTCGACCGGCTCGACGTCGACGGGTCGTGCTCCACCAACGACACCGTCCTGCTGCTGAGCTCCGGAGCCAGCGACGTCACACCCGATCCCGACGAGTTCGCCGCCGCGGTGCTCGCCGCGTGCGACGACCTCTCGGCACAGCTGCAGGCCGACGCCGAGGGTGTCACCAAGCGCATCCTGGTGACGGTCACCGGCGCACGAACCGAGGACGATGCGGTCGTCGCCGCACGGGTGGTCGCCCGCGACAGCCTCGTCAAGACCGCGCTGTTCGGTTCCGATCCCAACTGGGGACGTGTGCTCGCCGCGGTCGGCATGGCCCCGGTCGAGCTCGACCCGGACGCCATCTCCGTGGAGTTCAACGGTAGTGCCGTGTGCCGCAACGGGTGTGGCGTCGAGGGGGCCCGCGAGGTCGACCTGGCCGGCACCGACATCGAGGTGACGATCGATCTGGGCGTGGGTGACGCGCAGGCCGGCATCCGCACCACCGACCTGTCGCACGCCTACGTCGAAGAGAACTCGGCGTACTCCTCATGA
- the pheS gene encoding phenylalanine--tRNA ligase subunit alpha: protein MSSDTSEATEHALDTAADAAVAAFAAAGDLAQLAQAKTDHLGDRSAIALARRALGELPKNERAEAGKRVNVVRTRAQQAYDDRVVVLTAERDAAVLAEEAIDVTLPSARRPVGARHPITVIGEQVADVFIAMGWEIAEGPEVETEQFNFDALNFLPDHPARSMQDTFYIAPEGSRQVLRTHTSPVQVRSMLTRDLPIYVACPGRTFRTDELDSTHTPVFHQVEGLAVDKGLTMANLRGTLEILAKAIFGPDTTTRMRPNFFPFTEPSAEVDVWFPAKKGGAGWVEWGGCGMVNPNVLRAAGIDPEVYSGYAFGMGLERTLQFRNDLPDMRDMVEGDVRFTLPFGPAI, encoded by the coding sequence GTGAGCAGCGATACGTCAGAGGCCACCGAGCACGCACTGGACACCGCGGCCGATGCGGCCGTCGCTGCGTTCGCCGCCGCGGGTGATCTGGCGCAGCTCGCCCAGGCGAAGACCGACCATCTCGGCGACCGATCCGCGATCGCCCTCGCGCGCCGCGCGCTCGGCGAACTGCCGAAGAACGAACGCGCCGAGGCGGGTAAGCGGGTCAACGTGGTGCGCACCCGCGCCCAGCAGGCCTACGACGACCGCGTCGTCGTGCTCACCGCCGAACGCGACGCCGCCGTCCTCGCCGAGGAGGCGATCGACGTGACGTTGCCGAGCGCCCGCCGTCCGGTGGGTGCGCGCCACCCGATCACGGTCATCGGCGAGCAGGTCGCCGACGTGTTCATCGCCATGGGGTGGGAGATCGCCGAGGGGCCCGAGGTCGAGACCGAACAGTTCAACTTCGATGCGCTCAACTTCCTGCCCGACCACCCCGCGCGGTCGATGCAGGACACGTTCTACATCGCCCCCGAGGGTTCCCGCCAGGTGCTGCGCACGCACACCTCGCCCGTGCAGGTCCGGTCGATGTTGACGCGCGATCTGCCGATCTACGTCGCCTGCCCGGGTCGGACGTTCCGCACCGATGAGCTGGACTCCACCCACACCCCGGTGTTCCACCAGGTGGAGGGGCTCGCGGTGGACAAGGGTCTGACGATGGCGAACCTGCGCGGCACCCTGGAGATCCTCGCCAAGGCGATCTTCGGGCCCGACACCACCACTCGCATGCGCCCGAACTTCTTCCCGTTCACCGAGCCGTCCGCCGAGGTGGACGTGTGGTTCCCGGCCAAGAAGGGCGGCGCCGGATGGGTGGAATGGGGCGGCTGCGGCATGGTCAACCCGAATGTGTTGCGGGCAGCCGGGATCGACCCTGAGGTGTACTCGGGGTACGCGTTCGGGATGGGTCTCGAACGGACCCTGCAGTTCCGCAACGACCTGCCCGACATGCGCGACATGGTCGAGGGTGATGTCCGGTTCACCCTGCCGTTCGGCCCGGCGATCTGA
- the argF gene encoding ornithine carbamoyltransferase, with protein sequence MTLRHFLRDDDLTPEEQAQVLALAAEVKRSPFSHRPLEGPHGVGVIFDKNSTRTRFSFEVGIAQLGGHAVIVDGQNTQMGRDETLEDTGRVLSRFVKAIVWRTYGQDRLEAIASTATVPVVNALSTEFHPCQVLADLQTIVEHKGRTQGLSMTYLGDGANNMAHSLMIGGVTAGMNVTVSAPEGFTPADWALDAARARAAQTGARVTVESDPIAAVTGADVVVTDSWTSMGDENDGRDRVAPFRPYQVNDELLAVADPEAIVLHCLPAHRGEEITDAVIDGPRSVVFDEAENRLHAQKALLIWLLERA encoded by the coding sequence ATGACCCTTCGTCACTTCCTGCGCGACGACGATCTGACCCCCGAGGAGCAGGCGCAGGTTCTCGCGCTGGCCGCGGAGGTCAAGCGCTCGCCGTTCTCGCACCGTCCGCTCGAGGGACCGCACGGGGTCGGGGTCATCTTCGACAAGAACTCCACGCGCACACGGTTCTCCTTCGAGGTGGGCATCGCCCAACTCGGCGGGCACGCGGTCATCGTCGACGGCCAGAACACCCAGATGGGTCGCGACGAGACCCTCGAGGACACCGGACGGGTGCTGTCACGGTTCGTCAAGGCGATCGTGTGGCGCACCTATGGACAGGACCGGCTCGAGGCCATCGCCTCGACCGCCACCGTGCCGGTGGTCAACGCCCTGTCCACCGAGTTCCACCCGTGCCAGGTGCTCGCCGACCTGCAGACCATCGTCGAACACAAGGGGCGCACCCAGGGGCTGTCGATGACCTACCTCGGTGACGGGGCCAACAACATGGCCCACTCGCTGATGATCGGCGGCGTCACGGCCGGGATGAACGTCACCGTCAGCGCGCCGGAGGGCTTCACCCCCGCCGACTGGGCCCTCGACGCGGCACGGGCCCGCGCCGCGCAGACCGGGGCCCGCGTGACGGTCGAGTCCGACCCCATCGCCGCGGTCACCGGTGCCGACGTCGTCGTCACCGACTCGTGGACGTCGATGGGCGACGAGAACGACGGTCGTGACCGGGTGGCACCGTTCCGCCCCTATCAGGTCAACGACGAATTGCTCGCCGTCGCCGACCCTGAGGCGATCGTGCTGCACTGTCTGCCCGCCCACCGCGGGGAGGAGATCACCGATGCGGTCATCGACGGCCCGCGCAGTGTGGTGTTCGACGAGGCGGAGAACCGACTGCACGCCCAGAAGGCGTTGCTCATCTGGCTTCTGGAGCGGGCGTGA